The DNA window GAGAATATCGACCACCAGGTTGATGGTGACGAAGATCAGGGACACCATCAGCAGGTAGGCCGCCATGATCGGAATATCGACGTTTTGCACGGCTTGCACGAACAGCAGTCCCATCCCCGGCCATTGGAACACGGTCTCGGTAATGATCGCGAATGCAATAACCGAGCCAAATTGTAGCCCGGCGACGGTGATGACCGGAACCAGGGTGTTCTTGAGCGCGTGACCGAAGTGGATGGCGCGCGTGGTCAATCCGCGCGCCCGCGCGAAGCGGATATAGTCCGTGCGCAGAACCTCCAGCATCTCGGCCCGCACCAGCCGCATGATCAGCGTCATCTGGAACAGGCCGAGCGTGATCGAGGGCATGATCAGCGCTTTAAGGCCGGAAACCGTGAGCAGCCCGGTGGTCCACCAGCCGATCCGCACCACGTCGCCGCGGCCGAACGACGGCAGCCAGCCCAGCGTCACCGCGAACAGATAGATCAGCAGAATGCCGATCAGGAAGGTCGGCAGCGAGATTCCGATCAGCGATACCGCCTGGAAGATTTTCGCCAACAGCGTGTCGCGCTTCAGCGCCGAATAGACCCCCATCAGGATCCCGAACACCATCGCGAGGATGGTGGCGCAGGTGGCCAGTTCCAGCGTCGCCGGCATCCGCTCCTTGAGCAGGCTCGCGACCGGCTGGCGGAACTGGTACGAGACCCCGAGCTTGAACTGCATCGCGTTGCCGAAATAGCGGGCGAACTGCACCGGAACGGGATCGTCGAGGCCGAGAGATTTTCGGATCTCGGCGCGCTCGGCGGCCGAAGTGTCCAGCGAGACGATCTGGTTGACCGGATCGCCCGCGAAGCGGAACATCGAAAACGAGATGATCCCGACCGCGATCATGACGCCGATGGCCTGGATGGCCCGGCGAAGAGTGAAAGCGAGCATGTGATCCTTTCACTTCTTTTCAAGATGTGGCGCGCGTGGTCGCGAACCCTAAACCAAAGGTCCCGGGAGCGTGAAGCCACCGGGACCTTGTGTTTCGAAGTTTACTCTTCCTGTTTGGTCGCCCAATACAGCAGGACCTGGTTGTCGGCACGCTGCGTCAATTTCACTTTCTTCGACACGCCCCAGGCCAGCGCCTGCTGGTGCAGCGGGATGTAGGCCCAATCCTTGTTGGCGATTTCGAACGCATCCTTGATCAGCAGATCGCGCTTGGCGGTGTCGGTCTCGAGCAGCACCTTGTCGGCGATGGCGTCGAATTCCTTGTTGCAGTAGCCGCCGAGATTGGCCTCGCCGCGTGAGGACTTCGGATCATCGCGGCAGCCCATGATGTCGTTGAGAACGTTCTGGGAATCGAGCGAGGCCGGCGTCCAACCGAGCATGTAGAACGACGTCTGGAACCCGCCGGGCTTCAGTACCTTGGCGAAATACTGCGCCTTGGGTTGCGCCAACAGGTTAATCTTGACGCCGATCCGGGCCAACATGCCGACCACTGCCTGGCAGATCGCGGCATCGTTGACGTAGCGGTCGTTGGGGCAGTCCATCGTGACTTCGAAGCCGTCGGGATAGCCGGCTTCCGTGAGCAGCTTCTTGGCGCCGTCCGGATCGAATTTCGGCCGCGTGAAATCCTTTGAAAGCGCGAAGAGCTGAGGTGCGACCATCAGCGCCGACGGCGTCGAGAGGCCGCGCATCACCCGGGTCTTGATCAGATCGATGTCGATCGCCTTGTAGAACGCCTCGCGGACGCGGATATCCTTGAATGGATTCTTGCCCTTGACGTTCGAATACAGCAGCTCGTCGCGGACCTGGTCCATGCCGAGAAAGATGGTGCGCAATTCCGGTCCGGTGAGAACGGTGGCGTTCCCGCTCGCATTCACCCGCGCGATGTCCTGGATCGGAACCGGCTCGATGACGTCGACCTCGCCCGACAGCAAAGCCGCAACCCGCGTTGCATCGGAGCCTATCGGCGTGAAGATGATTTCCTTGAGATTGTGTTCGGGCTTGCGCCACCAGTTCGGGTTCGCCTTGAACACGGTTTTCACGCCGGGCTGATGGCTCTCGATGCTGAAGGGGCCGGTGCCATTTTCGTTGAGCGAGGCATAACTCGGCGTGGTTGCCGAGGCCGGCGTGGGCGCCACCGCATTGTGTTCCTCGCACCACTTCTTGTCCATGATGTACCAGGTATCCCATTGCGAAGTGAGAATGGGGTTGGGCGAGGACAGCACCACGTCTACCGTGTAGTCGTCGATTTTGACAAACTTGGCGTCGGTCGGAATAACCGTCGTGAAGTTAGAACCTTTGGCGCGCACACGGTCGGCTGAAAAGATCACGTCGTCGGCGCTAAAGGGATCGCCGTTGTGGAATTTGACGTTCTTGCGCAAATGGAAGCGCCAGCGGGTAGGTTCCGGCGTTTCCCAGCTTTCCGCCAGTGCGGGAATGATCTTCAGATCCCTGTCACGGGTAACCAGGCCTTCGTAGATATGGGCGTGATGGGCGATGGTGGTGGTTTCCCTGAGCGTATAGGGATCGAGCGATTTGAGATCGCCCTGGTTGGCGTAGCGCAGGGTCTGGGCTGATGCCGGCAACATCGCAAAAGCGACGATTGAAGCGGTGGCCGCAGCAAGCAAGGTTTGACGTACCGACATTTGTTCACGTTCTCCGCTGTGGCGCGCTGTTCAGGTTGCACTATCGGCAGTTATCACCGATCCATGTTGCCAGAGTTTGGCCGCCGCGCAAGCGCGATCTGCTGAAGGCCCAGCCGGTTTGCGCGACGATGCCGCAATAGCTAGGTTCAGTGTGGCAGCGGGCGCACGCGCGTCACATTCAACTTTCGGAGTGCCGGATGGCGGAGCTGAAGGCCGATGTTCTCGTATTGGGCGCCGGCATGGTCGGCGTCAGCGCGGCCTTGCACCTGCAGCAGCGGGGACGGGACGTCATCCTGGTCGACAAGCACGAACGCGCCGGCGAAGAGACCAGTTTCGGCAACAGCGGACTGATCGAAAGCGCCTCGGTTTTCCCCTATATGTTTCCGCGCGATTTCGCGGTGATCCTTCAATACGCGATCAACCGCGCGCCACAGGTGCGCTACCAATTCTCCGACCTTCCGGTTTTTCTGCCATGGCTGGTACGCTACTTCCTGGCATCTCCGCCGGACCGGGCGCTGCACAGCGCGATGGCCGTATTGCCCGTGATCCGGCGCAGCCTGATCGAGCATGAGGCGCTGATCGCGGAAGCCAAGGTGCCGGACTTGCTGCGGCGGACCGGCTGGATCAAGCTGTTTCGCTCCGACGCAACGCTTGAAAACGCGGTGCGCGATTTCGAGCGCGCAAAGCATTATGGCGTCGCGGGCGAAGTCTTCGACAGCAAGGCGATCGCGGCGCGCGAGCCCAATCTGACCGGCGAGTTCGCCGGCGCGCTGTATCTTCCGGCACCCGGATTCGTTCCCGACCCGGGCGCACTCGCAAAGGCCTATGCCACGCTGTTCCAGCGCAAGGGCGGGCGCTTTGTCGTCGGCGATGCGCGAACGCTCGAACAGGTCGCCGGCGGATGGCGGGTCGCGGCGGCCACCGGCGCGGCGATCGCGCGCGAGGTCGTGGTGGCGCTGGGACCGTGGTCCGACCTGGTGTTTCGTCCACTCGGCTATTCGATCCCGCTCGGCGTCAAGCGCGGCTACCACCTGCATCTGGCGCCGCGCGGCAATGCCGTGCTCCATCATCCCGTTCTCGATTCGGATCTCGGTTATCTGCTGGCGCCGATGAATCGCGGCATTCGTCTCACCACCGGCGTCGAGTTTGCCCGCCGCGATGCGCCGCCGACGCCGATCCAGCTTCAGCGGGCGCTGCCGCGGGCGCACGCCTTGTTTCCGCTGGGAGATCCGGTCGACGCCAAACCCTGGATGGGCGCGCGGCCGTGTTTGCCGGATATGCTGCCGGTAATCGGGAAGGCGCCGCGCCATGCCGGGCTGTGGTTCGATTTCGGACACGAGCACCACGGCCTGACGCTGGGCCCCGCGACCGGCCGGCTGCTAGCGGAGATGATGACCGGCGAGACGCCGTTCGCCGATCCCAGGCCGTTTGCGGCCGAGCGTTTCGGTTGACCGCATTGGCCGAATAATGGCTCGGGCCAGGGGCTGGTCCGGTCTTGCGTCCTGCCGCCTGTCGTGGCGATACTGTGAGAAGTGGTTGGACATGCGATCAGGAGCGGACATGAAGGTAAACGTCGAAATAGATTGCACGCCGCTGGAAGCTCGGCAGTTTTTCGGACTCCCGGATGTGCAGCCGATGCAGTTGGCGGTGATGGAAAGGCTCCAGCAGCAGATGATCACCAATATCGAAAAGGTTTCTCCGGAAGCACTGATGCAGAGCTGGTTCACCTTCGACCCGAAAATCGCCGAGCGGTTTCAGGACATGTTTGCGTCCATGGCGGGCCTCGGCGGTACCCGCGTCAGCGACAAGAAAAAGTGACGCCGGTTGAACCGCCGCCGGGGGATCGGCTTAGGCCGCCGGGCCTCGGCCTGCTGCTGGCCGAGGCAAGAGGGATATTCGAATTCAACGCCAGCGTTTTGCTCTCGCCGCTGTTGATGCTCGCGCCAAGGGGCGACGGTCATCCGGTGCTGACCTTGCCCGGGTTCCTCGCCAGCGATCTATCGATGGCGCCGATGCGGCGATATCTGAAGGAGCTTGGCTACGACAGCTACGCATGGAAAATGGGCCGCAACATCGGCGGCGTTTCGCGCCTGCGGGCGGCGCTGCGCGACCGGCTCGCCGAGATTCACGGCGCGACCGGCCGCAAGGTCAGTGTCGTCGGCTGGAGCCTGGGCGGCGTCTATGCGCGCGATCTGGCGCTGCAGGCGCCGGAAATGGTGCGGGATGTCGTGACGCTGGGAAGCCCGTTTGCCAACGACGTCAGGGCGACCAACGCCACGCGGCTTTACGAGGCGCTGTCGGGCGAAGCGGTCGAGGACAATTCCGAGCTTCGAAGCGCACTCGCGGGCGACCTGCCGGTTCCGGCCACGTCGATCTATTCACGCACCGACGGCATCGTGAACTGGCGGACCTGTCTCTTGCGTCCCTCCGATACCGCTGAAAATATCGAGGTTCACCTTGCCAGTCATGTCGGACTGGGCGTCAACCCCGCCGCCTTGTGGGCGGTCGCGGATCGTCTGGCCCAGGGCGAGGGGCAGTTCCGTCAATTTGACCGGTCGGGGCCGTTTGCCATTGCATATGCACCTCGGGAAAATGCACAATCCTGAGGTCCTGGGCCCCAGGACCGTCTGACGCCAGAAGCGCCACCAAGGCGCCGCGTGATCCGTACCGGGAGGGAAGTATGAGTGACGCCAAGAAGCTGTCCTCGATGGACGCGTCGTTTCTGTACCTGGAAACACCGGAAATGCCGATGCATGTCGGCAGCATGGCGATCTTCCGGCTCCCTGAGGATTACAAGGGCGACTTCTTCGAGGACTTCAAGGCGATGATCGCCTCGCGGCTGCATGTGGCGCCGATCCTCAAAGCCCGGCTGGAAAAGGCGCCACTCGACATCGATCACCCCTCCTGGGTCGAGGACGACCAGTTCGATATCGACCGCCATATCTTCCGTGGCAGCCTTCCGGCCCCACACGACCGCGCCACGCTGGAGCGCATCGTCGGCTGGATGCATGCCAAGCTGCTCAATCGCGCCCGTCCGCTGTGGGAGTTCTACGTCTTCGAGGGCATGAAGGACAACGAGATCGGGCTGTATTCCAAGATGCATCACGCCTGCATCGACGGCGGCGCCGGCGCCGCGCTGACCAACATGATCTACGACGTGACGCCGGTGCCAAGGCAGATCGAGCCGCCGACGGCGCAGGCCAAGGTCGGGCAGGAGCCGCGCGACATCGCCGCCAATCTGATCGATTCGTATCAGCAGATATGGCGTCAGCCCTTCGATGCCTCGGCGGCCGCCAAGGGCATCGATCTGCCGCGCTCGGGCAAAAGCGATCTCGGATCGATCCTGTTCGACAACGCCATGTTCCAGATCGAATCCGCGGTGAAGTTTGTCGGCAGCATGCCCGCAATGCTCAAAAGCGTCTCCGATGTGGTTGGAAAGATCTCCGACCCGAAGTCGCGCGACAGCATCGCCAGCATGATGTCGCCGCCGACGATCCTGAACAAATCGATTTCATCGGAGCGCAGCTTTGCCGGGGTATCGATCCCGCTGTCGCAGGCCAAGGCGCTGGCCAAGCAGGCCGGCGGCAAGCTCAACGACGTGGTGCTGGCAGTCTCATCGGGAGTGGTTCGGCGCTATCTGCTGGAGAAGGGCGCGCTGCCGGCCAAATCGCTGACGGCCGCGGTGCCGATCTCGCTGCGGGAAGAGGGCAACACCGACGCCAACAACCAGGTGTTCGGCATGATCTGCTCGATCGCCACCAACGTCGAGGACCCCAAGGCGCGGCTGGAAGCGATCATCGCGCAATCCACCAAGTCCAAGGAGATGTCGCACCCACTGCGGGCCTTGATGCCGCAGGTCTCCAACATTTCGATGCTTGGCGCGCCGATCATGGTGCAAATCCTGGCGCTGCTGTACAGCCGCTCGAGCCTGTCGGACGTGCTGCCGCCGGCGGCGAATATCACGGTCTCCAACGTGCCGGGGCCACGCCAGACGCTGTACGCCGCCGGCGCCGAGTTGCTGCACATCTTCCCGGTGTCGATTTCGACCCACGGGATCGCGCTCAACATCACCGTGCAGAGCTATCGCGATCAGCTGGATTTCGGATTCATCGCCGGCGCCAACATCATTCCCCATGTCCAGGTTCTCTGCGACATGCTGCCGGGGGAATTCGCCGCGCTCGAAGCCGCGTTCGCGCCGCCGGACGATCTGAAAAGCGTGGCAAGCTAGCGCCGGAGACCGACCATGATAGAAATGCCGCCGCTGCAATTCGCCGAAACCAACGGCATTCGGATGGGCTATTACGAAGCCGGCCCGAAGACGGACACGCCGCCGGTCATTCTCTGCCACGGCTGGCCGGAGATCGCGTTCTCGTGGCGGCACCAGATCAAGGCGCTGGCTGGCGCCGGCATCAGGGTGATTGCGCCGGATCAGCGCGGCTATGGCGCGACCGACCGGCCGGAACCGGTCGAGGCTTACGACATCGAACATCTGACCGGCGATCTCGTCGGGCTGCTCGATCATCTCAA is part of the Bradyrhizobium erythrophlei genome and encodes:
- a CDS encoding NAD(P)/FAD-dependent oxidoreductase, which gives rise to MAELKADVLVLGAGMVGVSAALHLQQRGRDVILVDKHERAGEETSFGNSGLIESASVFPYMFPRDFAVILQYAINRAPQVRYQFSDLPVFLPWLVRYFLASPPDRALHSAMAVLPVIRRSLIEHEALIAEAKVPDLLRRTGWIKLFRSDATLENAVRDFERAKHYGVAGEVFDSKAIAAREPNLTGEFAGALYLPAPGFVPDPGALAKAYATLFQRKGGRFVVGDARTLEQVAGGWRVAAATGAAIAREVVVALGPWSDLVFRPLGYSIPLGVKRGYHLHLAPRGNAVLHHPVLDSDLGYLLAPMNRGIRLTTGVEFARRDAPPTPIQLQRALPRAHALFPLGDPVDAKPWMGARPCLPDMLPVIGKAPRHAGLWFDFGHEHHGLTLGPATGRLLAEMMTGETPFADPRPFAAERFG
- a CDS encoding ABC transporter substrate-binding protein, translating into MSVRQTLLAAATASIVAFAMLPASAQTLRYANQGDLKSLDPYTLRETTTIAHHAHIYEGLVTRDRDLKIIPALAESWETPEPTRWRFHLRKNVKFHNGDPFSADDVIFSADRVRAKGSNFTTVIPTDAKFVKIDDYTVDVVLSSPNPILTSQWDTWYIMDKKWCEEHNAVAPTPASATTPSYASLNENGTGPFSIESHQPGVKTVFKANPNWWRKPEHNLKEIIFTPIGSDATRVAALLSGEVDVIEPVPIQDIARVNASGNATVLTGPELRTIFLGMDQVRDELLYSNVKGKNPFKDIRVREAFYKAIDIDLIKTRVMRGLSTPSALMVAPQLFALSKDFTRPKFDPDGAKKLLTEAGYPDGFEVTMDCPNDRYVNDAAICQAVVGMLARIGVKINLLAQPKAQYFAKVLKPGGFQTSFYMLGWTPASLDSQNVLNDIMGCRDDPKSSRGEANLGGYCNKEFDAIADKVLLETDTAKRDLLIKDAFEIANKDWAYIPLHQQALAWGVSKKVKLTQRADNQVLLYWATKQEE
- a CDS encoding WS/DGAT/MGAT family O-acyltransferase encodes the protein MSDAKKLSSMDASFLYLETPEMPMHVGSMAIFRLPEDYKGDFFEDFKAMIASRLHVAPILKARLEKAPLDIDHPSWVEDDQFDIDRHIFRGSLPAPHDRATLERIVGWMHAKLLNRARPLWEFYVFEGMKDNEIGLYSKMHHACIDGGAGAALTNMIYDVTPVPRQIEPPTAQAKVGQEPRDIAANLIDSYQQIWRQPFDASAAAKGIDLPRSGKSDLGSILFDNAMFQIESAVKFVGSMPAMLKSVSDVVGKISDPKSRDSIASMMSPPTILNKSISSERSFAGVSIPLSQAKALAKQAGGKLNDVVLAVSSGVVRRYLLEKGALPAKSLTAAVPISLREEGNTDANNQVFGMICSIATNVEDPKARLEAIIAQSTKSKEMSHPLRALMPQVSNISMLGAPIMVQILALLYSRSSLSDVLPPAANITVSNVPGPRQTLYAAGAELLHIFPVSISTHGIALNITVQSYRDQLDFGFIAGANIIPHVQVLCDMLPGEFAALEAAFAPPDDLKSVAS
- a CDS encoding DUF6489 family protein, with amino-acid sequence MKVNVEIDCTPLEARQFFGLPDVQPMQLAVMERLQQQMITNIEKVSPEALMQSWFTFDPKIAERFQDMFASMAGLGGTRVSDKKK
- a CDS encoding ABC transporter permease, with translation MLAFTLRRAIQAIGVMIAVGIISFSMFRFAGDPVNQIVSLDTSAAERAEIRKSLGLDDPVPVQFARYFGNAMQFKLGVSYQFRQPVASLLKERMPATLELATCATILAMVFGILMGVYSALKRDTLLAKIFQAVSLIGISLPTFLIGILLIYLFAVTLGWLPSFGRGDVVRIGWWTTGLLTVSGLKALIMPSITLGLFQMTLIMRLVRAEMLEVLRTDYIRFARARGLTTRAIHFGHALKNTLVPVITVAGLQFGSVIAFAIITETVFQWPGMGLLFVQAVQNVDIPIMAAYLLMVSLIFVTINLVVDILYTVVDPRLRSTIRRPA
- a CDS encoding esterase/lipase family protein; translated protein: MTPVEPPPGDRLRPPGLGLLLAEARGIFEFNASVLLSPLLMLAPRGDGHPVLTLPGFLASDLSMAPMRRYLKELGYDSYAWKMGRNIGGVSRLRAALRDRLAEIHGATGRKVSVVGWSLGGVYARDLALQAPEMVRDVVTLGSPFANDVRATNATRLYEALSGEAVEDNSELRSALAGDLPVPATSIYSRTDGIVNWRTCLLRPSDTAENIEVHLASHVGLGVNPAALWAVADRLAQGEGQFRQFDRSGPFAIAYAPRENAQS